The following DNA comes from Hahella chejuensis KCTC 2396.
ATGCGCTGAGTTATAAGCGTTCCTGCTTGTTTTGGAGTTCACATGAGATCCCATTGCCCCGAATGCGGCTTCCTCTTTCCATCTAAAGGGCCAGAGCTGATTGCGCCCAGCAAGACAAGGATCAGGCCCAGTTTTATGTGCCCGCACTGTCGCTCAAAGCTGGTGCAAAAGCCACGCCTTGGTTTGGTGATACTGGCATGTATAAACCTTATATGCGTGGGCATTGTTGCGACAGTGAATCTGGGGTACGCCTCTGTTAGCAAAGAATTACTGATGGCGGTGCTCGCTGTCATAATGACGGTATCCTTCGCCAAGCTCATTCTTTTTATTAAGCAGCCTGACATTTATGAAGTCATGAAACCGCGCTCTGACTCTTAGACTTCCTTGGATCGTCTTGTGCAAATATTTATCCTTCCCTTTTTGAATATTTGTGACATATTATGTCCGGAAGTGTCCTTAACAAGAGGTCTGTGGGTTAGTTATGTTGATCACTAATATCGAAACCATTCCTGGTAAAAATATCGTCAAGCATCTTGGGCTGGTGCAGGGCAGCACGGTTCGTTCTAAGCATGTGGGGCGCGACATCATGGCGGGCTTGAAGAATATCTTCGGCGGTGAGTTGCGCGGTTATACCGAGTTGCTGGAAGACGCCCGGGGCGAAGCGCTGGAGCGCATGAAAAGACAGGCGCGCGGCATGGGCGCCAATGCGGTGATCAACGTGCGCTTCGCCACCTCCTCCGTTGCGCAGGGCGCTGCTGAATTATTCGTTTATGGCACGGCGGTGGTCATGGAGTAAAGCCCATGGAAATGTTTATCAATATAGGCGCTTTTTTGCTGCTGATGGCGCTGGGCTATGGATTTGGACGTCGCGCAGAGAAAGCTCACTTTAAGTCGTTGCGCATTCGTGAAGCCAAACATCGAGCGGTGATTTTATCCATGGGGCGTCATATTCCAGAAGCGCGGGCCAATGTGGAAGCGCGTCTGGTAACCGGCAGCGTGGTGGTGTCCGTTGATTATTTCAAACGCTTTTTCGCCACGCTGCGTTTACTGATCGGCGGACGCCTGTTCAGCTATGAATCCTTACTGGAAAGAGCGCGTCGTGAGGCCATTCTGCGCATGAAAGAGCAGGCTGTTTCCCTTGGCTCCAAAGAGATATACAACGTAAAACTGGAAACCTCGACCATTTCCAGCGGCATGCAGAGCGCCCTGGGCACAGTCGAAGTTCTGGCGTACGGCACTGCTGTAGTAGATAAGTGAGACCTGTCGACGCAGCGGCGAACAATGATATGTCGCCGGTTAATTATGAAAACTCTCTAAAGAAAGTGTCCGGTGGGATTTGACCAGAACAATTCTTTGAGAAAACTAATATTAAGACTGTTTTTACTCTCTTTTCATACCGACACTTGCAGTGTATTACTTTTTATTACATGCATATGTGTAGCTCGGCTCTACGTTGGTGCTGTGTCTAGTTCACATTGGGCCAATAGCGGACATTTGAGTAATAACATGAAACCGCGATCCTCTCATTCTCGTTTGTTAAGCTTTTATTTCGAGGTCTCCCACCATTTGATTTCTGGCTGGTGATGGTCCCCTTTGTTCCTAGCTTACTTTCAGTGGAAAGAGGCCGAAACGACCGTGTTGAGGGTTCTTCGTGAATACTGTCAGTCCGAGTTGGCCTTCAAACGCCTCTGGCGGATGTTCGTTTTCGACAATAATAATCTGGCTGTCAGAATGTTCTTCGATTAAATATTTGTAGAATTTTTGCTTTAGAGCTGAGCCTTGTAGGCTGTCACCTTCGCCTTCTGGTTTGTAGTAGGCGAGTAAGGGGGAGTCAAGCACAACAAACCCAGGATGCGGGAGCGAGCGCTCCTTACAAAATTCCAGCAAACCTAAGGTTGTTGCAGCGTGCGTTATTGCTCTGAGACCTTTTCCCCTATTACCGCGAAGCTTACCGTTGATAACGAAGTCCATGGTTGTTTCGTCAAAGTGAACATGTCCGGTATCAGGAAAGTCCCAAGCTTCAAGTATTTTTTCTACCGTTTTGGAAAAATCATGTAGTACTTGAGTTGATAGCTTCGTAGCTATTTTTTTATCTCCACCTTCAGTTTTCTCTTCATCTCCAAAAAACTCTTCATGTTGTGCACGAAGCTTATCTAGTCTAGTAAACAAGGAAAGACGCGAAATAGCTTTGCTTCGAGTATCCACAAACTCGGTGTAGTTAGATTGCACATCTGACAACTCCGGTGCAATTGCGCTTTTGATTTCATTATCAACGCAGTTAAAATTTGCCTCGATTTTAACAAGGTCTTCCAATAAGCGGCCTGATTCCTCTTTTAATGCAGTTACCGTAGAGTCGAGATCACTTGCTAATCTCTTAATCTTCTCCATCTCTGCTACTGCGGCAATGACTATGGATTCTACGTCGCCCTCACACTCTTCCATACTATGCTGAGTTTCAGGTGAAGCACCGCAC
Coding sequences within:
- a CDS encoding YbjQ family protein — encoded protein: MLITNIETIPGKNIVKHLGLVQGSTVRSKHVGRDIMAGLKNIFGGELRGYTELLEDARGEALERMKRQARGMGANAVINVRFATSSVAQGAAELFVYGTAVVME
- a CDS encoding YbjQ family protein encodes the protein MEMFINIGAFLLLMALGYGFGRRAEKAHFKSLRIREAKHRAVILSMGRHIPEARANVEARLVTGSVVVSVDYFKRFFATLRLLIGGRLFSYESLLERARREAILRMKEQAVSLGSKEIYNVKLETSTISSGMQSALGTVEVLAYGTAVVDK